One Pomacea canaliculata isolate SZHN2017 linkage group LG1, ASM307304v1, whole genome shotgun sequence genomic window, CTTCCCTGctcgttttctttttgcaatatcatgacAATCTTAGTTCTTTGctatttggtttctctttgcattttctgtcttAGGTgagcttttatttatcattagtattgttgtttaatCTTTCATAGTCCATGTgttgttcatttattttcctgtccttCGTATACTGTCCATGTGCCGAAATCACATCGTGCCGCTAGGGCATTTAGGGGCCATCAAAGGTTCGCCCAGCCCATATGTGCAACAAAGTTTGAGTCTCATGTCAGATTGCAGCTGTGTAGCAGGTGATTCTACCTGTAAATGTAGAGGCGGCCCTCCCCGCCTTTAACTCGCGTGAGGCTCGCTTAAGATGGCTGCTGCATACTTGTTGCTGTatgaagcagaaagaaatcTTCACAGAAACAGATTATTTCGCGATCAAACTAATCCCATTGAAACATGGGATGATATAGTACTCAATCAACAATtaagaaaatacagaacaagGAAGTGTTTTACTCGAGCATTTTAGGCAGATGCttggaaaaaatgaaaaggatttTATGGAGAAAGGGCATGGCAGTTAAATAGTATCTTAAGATTGTTTCGGAGGGaggtacataaaaatataaagaaaaatgtgttttcacatGGGGTAAGCTatacaaaaaaggtaaaaacgTTATGATAGCTAAGATCAAAAAATGAAATCCAAATTATGATGGATAAGATGACTCTTCTTTTACTATAagattgtttgcttgtttacatgCTGTAGTTGCttatagcttttatttttatgcttttccaCAGGCAGTGAATGGCTAATCGACATGGATAGCAACAGTCTTGGGGGTTCTgggtcaaaaaagaaaaagcgaaaGTCTAGATGGAATACAGATGAGGAAGATAAGACAGTGATTCCTGGGATGCCTACTGTCATACCTCCAAGCCTTACTAAGGAACAAGAAAAGCAGTATATTAGTatgtatttttcattgaaaCTTAAAGAACTCCAATATTAGGTTCCATAATTGTATAACATCTTATTTAAATGCAAAAGTTAAgtgttaaaattttgtatttactgtGGTTTTATGACAGAGAGATCATATGCTTGTAGATATACTTGTAAgttcttctttgttttagaTGTGAAAAATGCTGCTAGAAATTTATTGCCTGTTTGTCATCACTATAACTACATAAGTATTAAAAATTTTGCACATGTTCAACTGTGTAGGGCAGTTTTTGATTGATTTCCAGGTGTGCTGCTTAGGGCTAGTCatgtatgcctgtgtgtgtgcatgcacatgtgtacatgtgttagAGAGTGGTATACTGCATTGATTTACAACTACACGCCAATATGTTTGTCTTAGAAAAAAGTGCATAGCATGGTGAAAATTCAATTGCAGTAAACTGATATATGCTATAAATTACAGCAATCTTGATTTATTGACTGGTATTGATATAttgtttcattataaaaatgatatatttgagtttttttaatgtttgcagatTATCAGAATGTTTAAAGCTTATAAATATTCTTGTTACTTCAAGACCCtgcatcattttaaaatgttatcgaTGCATGGTTGCAGTTTCCATACTCAGAAAGTTTTGGCATAGACTACATAGTTGATGTGACTAATCTTTCACTGTATACATAATATTGTTTCTATTTATGTATAACCTAATTCAGGTAcactaaaattttaattttaacccAAATGCATATCAAAAAAATTTAGTAAGTCTGGGCAAATAGGGTCACACCTATTGTGTCCTTTAAGTAGatatatctgaaatatttttgatttatttcagtttttaagaattttatttaagatCAGatattataatgtttattatcttAACATCAGACATGCATTTGGGTTCCCACCCACTCCCTTGCTAAATTTGCTCAAGTTTTCAGGTTACAAATCACTGATATTAGATATGATATAAACTTAATCATCCTACACTGAAACCACTTTTATTGCAGTTCACCTGCAAATTGAGGAGATTAGTCGTAAACTGCGCTCTGGTGACCTTGGGATTCCAGCCAATCCGGAGGACAGGTGTGAATTGATGGGGGATTCTCTGCATGGCATCAAAACCACATCATGTGGTGTGGtgtcaaaaagagaaaagcaaaaactTTACCAGAGTTGTCTAATCATGTTTTTTCAGgaagcttttaaaaatcttttgagtGCTTACAGGGGTGTCCTGGGGTCATGTTGATTAGgttgtttgttctttgcatGCACATATTGATTGTATGAAAATTTGCTTCATCTTTGTCATACATTGTGTGCATGAGTAATCCTTTGTTAGAATGAGTCTGTTCTCTCAGTCCatcatttcttcctttccttcatttCACTGTGGGTATGTGTCTTTCATATTCATGCACCTAAAACTAGAAACAAGATGCCTTGACCTGCAAAGCATCTCACTTTCCCAAACCATTCacccttttatttaaaaagaagtatCAGCTGAAATGTAGACCAGATTTGTTTTTATGCAGAAGAGTGAATAGTAGCATTTTATTAAGCAGTTTTTGTACAGAAGAGTTAATTATATTGATAAGCCTGGTTAAAATGTCTTGACATGGTTGTTAGTTTCCATTTTAAAGTTGGAAAAATACATGCAGTTAAAGCcttcataaaaacatttaagaagaGCGATAAACGTGCTGTTATAATACACTTTAGTTTTGTTAGTGGTGTGAGATTCATATCTTGGGATATGGTTGCTATTTGAAACTAAGCTGGCAAAATGCGTACACTTAAAGCCTTCATAAAGCCTTGAAAAGGGACAGTTGACTTGCAGTTGATAATACACTTTTGATGGTGATAGGAGTTAGTGAAGTATCTTAGGAACATAACTTTCTGTTGTCTTCTTGCTGTTGTGTTTTTCATGTTGCTTAGAAAATTAAACTTATTACACATTACTTTTGGGTGCTGAGAGCTTTGCTATCTCAGGCTctttttgtattgtaaataGTTTCTCATAATCATTAGTCTGCAAGAGGTTAGTAGAAATAACTTTATTCCCATGTATTTTTTGCAGATAGAtattgtcttttgtttctgtcataaAATGCTTTTGGATCTAATCTGTTGTGCAGTTGTAAAGTGAACAATCTGTACCTAATCCATCTTTAAAATGAACTAATGCTGAATGATAAATAATGGATTACTTTTTAATACTTACAGCTAGAGCAAGCTACCGCTGAATGTGCCTTTCATTCAGTATTCACATTTTCCCGGGTACTAAGTTACAGATTAcggtatttttactttttcttcgtCCCTGACTGAGAGGATATTTTTAGGCTACTATGTAAGGATGAGGAGTAGTCATGTTAGTTGACTTACAGAATCAAAGGGGTCAATGCAATCCAAGCAAGGAATAATTTTACTTGGTTTTGAAAAGGTTTGATTGCATCATCTAATCAGTAGTTAATCTACTTTCAGTTTGGTGCACAATAATTTAGCCTTTccataatgttaaaaaataagaagtcTGTCTAGACAACCAGAAACCCTTCCAACTATAGACACATTTCACAGAATTTGTTCTTAGTAGTTTTTTTCCAGGATGATATAGAAATGTAAGGGTGAACTGAGGAAAGTTAAGAAGCAAATGGCAGTGTTCAGATTTTAGCATGTCTTTAGGTCCCTTTAACTTAATTATAACAGATAAATCCAAGCAGTTGAGCTGTAGCTATTAAGACATTTGCATCTACAGATGTAAACTGTTTaggaagcaatttttttttttttaattgaggaCTTTGTTTtaggttcttttttctttgttcttaacAAACTGCTGGAAAGTACATTGCACTTAATTCATTACACACCATCTTTATTAAATTACACAGTAggacagaatttaaaaaaactgtatctCATGCTAATCATGTAAGAGATTAATGTGCAAGATTGTAGCCTATCCTTAAAGAGGCAAATGCCAAATAAAGCTACATGGTTTTAGATTTTGCAATTcctattcatttattctttaccTGTCTCTTAATACCTCATCCTAGAGATTTGCAAGTGAAATTCAAATCtgcaagaaacaattttatcagAAAATCTCGCCTACACGTGCCTGCACAAATGTTCATCAAATATGGTAACTATGTTACGAGAATTTTCTGGGTACTGCAATGGGTTCCTTCTTTAAAGTTGATAGGACTGATCACATTCTTTTTGTTGGTGGGCCTGTTGATAGGTGATACCTAACGTTCTCTCACAGGAATGAACATACCTAATCCATTTTTGATACCTAATGAAGCCCAAATACTTCACAGACTGTTGATAACTAAATATTGTCATTGATCATTCATGAAATGTACAGCTGCCAGGTGTTGGCTGCCGACATCATGcttgggttattttttttttaatcatatgaTTCTCTTTTTGACAGTTAAAATAGTATTAACTGTACAGGAAATAAGTTGGTGGATATTGTCTAAAACAATTGAGTTTATTCAAAAATTTATCTTGCAGTGTGGATGATTTTTCATATCGTTTAATTCCCACAGAATTGTTAATTCATATTTTGTGTAGAACATTCCTTTATATAAGTGCAGTAACCTTACCTCATGCAATCCCTTTTAAGGCATTTAATATTCTTAGGTTTGGTAACTGTGGTCATCCTTCATCTGCAGAATTCATATAGttctttgttaatgtttatactttaaaaatattacataagCTTAATATTTTTAGTGGGGTAATCAATGgtatatagagaaaaaaatcaaggtaAAATTTTAAGATATAAATTAGAAATTACTGGAAAAGGCTTAATAATGCAAGTATTGTGTTTCAAAAGGCATGTTATGGTTagtcttataaaatatttgaccaAAGTTGTATCTATTTCACAGATCACCATCTCCTGAGCCCATTTACAACAACGAGGGCAAACGCTTGAACACAAGAGAGTATAGGACTCGTAAGAAATTAGAGGATGAGCGTCATGCTCTTGTTCAACAAGCCCTTAATCTAAATCCACAGTACAAACCCCCTGCTGATTACAAGTAAGCTTTTTGTCTAGTAATATCTTCTATCAGGCAGTTTGCATAGAACTTTTAGATAACAATCGCTTTATTATGTCTGCCATTGAAGATGTGATattgtttcctcttttttattttatttttgtaaactcaCAGTTTTGCATGAGCCAgtgaaatgacaaaatatatatcttTTGGACtaatttaataagtttttataAGTAAAAGGTTTTGAGTTGTGGATGATATTTTTGAGGCCAGGTACAAATGTATGCCTTAATAAAAAATGGTGTTGATCTCTTCCATGCAGTTCTTTTAAGACTCATACTCACTAATCCTTACTCatggcttctgctaaggctaaattctttggggtcccagggaccccttcttcagatttttaaggggtctttgttcttcgcccaactttgaatgggaccccatcgacgaaaattgaaagggtcctccgaacttttaatgcgtactgtacgcaattttttgcgtaagcagaagccctgatttacTGAAAGAAGCTTGGGAAATTGTACATTGTTGCAAATTTTTTGCAGAGATCAGGATTTCTCTAAATCATTTGAATCTTTTTGTCAtcacattttatgaaaacattttgaaattgtgCACTGTTACAGTATAGTGGTATCCGAGGAATGTTAAAATTTTAGTTCTGACTTTTTATagatttctacaaaaaaaaattttgtttgtatctctttatatgtatatatgcagtATGGCCACTTCtacaaatttctatttttataggCCACCTATAGTTCGTGTGAGTGACAAGGTGATGATTCCACAAGAAGAGCACCCAGACATAAACTTTGTGGGGCTGCTTATTGGTCCTCGTGGCAACACTCTAAAGAATTTGGAGAAAGAGGTAAGTAGAAGGCAAGAAGTGTTTTGAAGGAAGTGGTGGGGGGGGCATGTTTGGTCTCAAGTGGTTCATCCTCACTCACACTTTTTGTCACCATGTAAAATGCAGCAATAACAACAGAACTGCTGGGCAGGACTTCTTTTCCAACAGCATTGCACATAATACTAGCTAATTGTTTATGCTAGCACACATATACTTATTGTCTCATTCTTTTTCAGACTGGTGCCAAAATCATCATACGTGGCAAGGGCTCTGTTAAAGAGGGCAAGATTGGGCGCAAGGATGGCCAGCCTTTACCAGGGGAAGATGAACCATTGCATGCATATGTTACTGCAAATAACccagaaaatgtgaagaaagcTGTTGAGAAGGTGAGCTCATTGCTGGTGCTCCTTGAAGTCAAAAAGGGTCATTTGATGGAGTGGTCTGTTAGAGTTTAGGTACACTATTATATAACAACCATTTGAACTTGTGTGATTAAGTAAGTGTTAAAGTAGTTCTGTTGTGCAAAGACAATCTTAACTTGACCAGATAACCCAACTGTTAGAAGCTTAGAGGTATGCAGAGATAATCTTCAACTTTACCGGGTGACCCAACTATTGGACGCTTAGGCAACAAATTACTGACCTTGTTCAGTGGATTTAGTACAGGGGTGGCCAACCAACAGCCTGTTGGCCACATCTGGCCCCCAGAGGTGCCTTATCCAGCCCACTCATTtcaaccagacacaacataatttcatttttaacaccaTGATCTGgaaaaaccgccatgttctgacccccaagattttatatcatgtccagtgtggTCCTTGGTTGAGAAAAGGTTGTAGTGGATGGCTATTACCAGATTGCCTTAGTTCTGCTCCAGTCAACAACTTTTGTACACCAGACAGCCGATTTCACTAAGCCAGGGCAGCTGTTTCTCTGCTGGAAGGTTTACAAGACGAATGCTCGTTCCAGCTTTACGAAACTGCCCCCTTACCCCAATCCTCCAACACCCTTCAACCCTTTCTTGCAAGCATTCTTAAGCAGCATGGCAGGAAGGAATGAAGGCATCCCTGGACGACAAGTTGGAGCAATCATTCACCTTGTGAGCCTTTGAACGACAAGACACAGCCCTGCCTTCTGGAAAGTTTCCTTGGAAATTCTTTCCCAGTCTTCCCATCTGCATGAAGGGAGGGGTTAGTGAAAAGAATGCTATGCTCTTTTGCAGAgctttttataaatatctttgGCAGATTCAGTTGGTTCGGAGGGGGCCTCTGGTGGTCAGAGCTGCTAAACCCTCTGCCTAGAGGCAATAATTTGGTCAGAGTAGTTGAGGCCCCTAAGCTTCAGATGCATTGTTTGGTAAGAATTAAAGAAAGGCAATTTACAaggaaattttcatttgtttgttggtggttggttttttttttttagtaggaCATTATGActgtcacattttatttttgttatgcaGATCAAGGAGATTATTCGCCAGGGCATTGAAGTGCCAGAAGGGCAAAATGATTTACGACGACAGCAGCTGCGCGAGTTGGCATTGTTGAATGGTACTTTGCGAGAAAATGATGGGTTGGCGTGAGTATTTGCTTTCTTATTCATGTTCATCACTAAAAGCTACATTTGCTTCCATGTATTTATCTGAGTGCAAattgtcatctgcatattgtaAGTGAGAAGCGACAGCTACGgaattaaaattaatgaaagatgacaggtttttgtgggtttttttgttttttttttttttttaattactatcTTCTACATTGCTGTAGATGAAAGTAGatatcacttctttttttttttttgttttttttaatgtttctggtCATATGGCAAGCTTTCCAGGATCTCCCAAAACTTGGTTGTCCTTGGATGGGGTACCTCAAAATTGTGCACCCTCAATATTTTtagcttgtaatttttttttttcaaatatgccACTTTCTCATGTACAAGTTTGTGCTATGCATTACTATTCAcctttagaaaagaaatatgcCTGTGTCTGACAGGAAGTTGAAACAAATCCAGCAAGCTCAGACCATTGTCACCAACACAATAGTGTGCACAGTCTGCGGAGGTGCAGGCCACATTGCTCAAGACTGTAAAGAACGCAAGTATGCATCTTTCTGTCACATTTAGTTTGTTAGAGAAACCTTAAGTAATATGTGAGGGCATTGTTTTTGTAGCTGAACATGCCAGTTAAGCAAATGCTACAATTGGCTCTGTAAAGATTAGTgatcagaatttttatttttaatcatataaacaaaagaaagatattgGTTTGTTATAGTTCGTTGCTAAAGAACTGATGATATGAAATTAttgataa contains:
- the LOC112563512 gene encoding splicing factor 1-like, giving the protein MLSATQGTKRPSGFDGSEWLIDMDSNSLGGSGSKKKKRKSRWNTDEEDKTVIPGMPTVIPPSLTKEQEKQYIIHLQIEEISRKLRSGDLGIPANPEDRSPSPEPIYNNEGKRLNTREYRTRKKLEDERHALVQQALNLNPQYKPPADYKPPIVRVSDKVMIPQEEHPDINFVGLLIGPRGNTLKNLEKETGAKIIIRGKGSVKEGKIGRKDGQPLPGEDEPLHAYVTANNPENVKKAVEKIKEIIRQGIEVPEGQNDLRRQQLRELALLNGTLRENDGLAKLKQIQQAQTIVTNTIVCTVCGGAGHIAQDCKERKPGDTFRMHHMQSTTDRAKMDSEYMSLMAELGEGPPPKSTPAPPQPMQRPPLFQNQPPPNPMAFNPPWQQQQQPMGPPRPNMGPPNFQPPGMGMGMGNMPPMSQPVRMPPPPGPVPMPGNMGAQVPPSVRPWQPALNASAPSGLQNPSGPLGVPPPPNMLSAPPPPPPSTQSQVPPQHSMPWSMNPMQPGMPHPQMQPPQTAAAPWQQAPGSVPPPPPWQQQQQNPPPPVPPPPPPHTAQQTFSPMAPPPPPPSSFDVGQLSGVSPLLVAPPPPPPPS